From the genome of Xiphophorus hellerii strain 12219 chromosome 11, Xiphophorus_hellerii-4.1, whole genome shotgun sequence, one region includes:
- the serpinh1a gene encoding serpin H1a, whose amino-acid sequence MWLTFLVSLALLAPAISAATATTADKVLSNHATILADNSANLAISLYQNVAKEKGAENILISPVVVASSLGLVALGGKGSTASQVKTILNAAKVQDEQLHSGLAELLTEVSDPKERNVTWKISNRLYGPSSVTFAEDFVKSSKKHYKCDHSKINFRDKKSAVNSINEWAAKSTGGKLPEVTKDVENTDGAMIINAMFFKPHWDEQFHPTMVDNRGFLVSGSYTVALQMMHRTGLFDFYDDTTNKLYLLSMPLAHKKSTVVFVMPHHMEPLDRVEKMLSKKQLDTWMGKMKQTAVAVSLPKVSMEVSHNLQKHLQDLGLTEAVDKSKADLSNVSGKKDLYLSGVLHAAALEWDTHGNEIDTSIFGTEKLKNPRLFYADHPFIFLIKDKKTNSLLFIGRMVRPKGEKMRDEL is encoded by the exons ATGTGGCTAACATTCCTGGTGTCCCTGGCCCTTCTGGCCCCTGCGATCTCAGCTGCCACGGCTACAACAGCAGATAAAGTCCTTAGCAACCATGCCACCATTCTGGCTGACAACAGCGCCAATCTGGCTATCAGCCTCTACCAGAACGTGGCAAAGGAAAAAGGAGCAGAGAACATCCTCATCTCCCCCGTGGTGGTGGCCTCCTCCCTGGGTCTGGTGGCTCTCGGGGGAAAGGGCTCCACTGCTTCCCAAGTGAAGACCATCCTGAACGCAGCCAAGGTTCAGGACGAGCAGCTGCACTCCGGTTTGGCAGAACTTCTCACTGAGGTGAGCGACCCGAAAGAGCGCAATGTCACCTGGAAGATTAGCAACCGCCTCTACGGACCGAGCTCCGTCACCTTTGCGGAGGATTTTGTGAAGAGCAGCAAAAAGCATTATAAATGTGACCATTCCAAGATCAACTTCAGAGATAAAAAGAGTGCTGTTAACTCCATCAACGAGTGGGCGGCCAAGTCCACCGGCGGCAAGCTGCCCGAGGTCACCAAAGACGTGGAAAACACTGACGGAGCAATGATCATCAATGCTATGTTTTTCAAAC CTCACTGGGATGAGCAGTTCCACCCCACAATGGTGGACAACCGAGGGTTCCTGGTGTCCGGCAGCTACACAGTGGCATTACAGATGATGCACCGCACGG GTCTATTTGACTTCTATGATGACACAACCAATAAACTGTATCTTCTAAGCATGCCTTTGGCTCATAAGAAGTCCACAGTGGTGTTCGTCATGCCCCACCACATGGAGCCTCTGGACAGAGTAGAGAAGATGCTTAGTAAAAAGCAGCTGGACACATGGATGGGAAAAATGAAGCAGACAGCAGTGGCTGTTTCTCTGCCTAAAGTCAGCATGGAAGTTAGTCACAACCTGCAG aagcaCCTTCAGGACCTGGGCCTCACCGAGGCTGTGGACAAATCCAAAGCTGATCTGTCCAACGTCTCTGGGAAAAAGGATCTCTATCTGTCCGGCGTACTCCATGCTGCTGCCTTGGAATGGGACACTCATGGAAATGAAATTGATACCAGCATCTTTGGCACAGAGAAACTCAAAAACCCAAGGCTGTTTTATGCTGACCACCCGTTCATTTTCCTCATCAAggacaagaaaacaaactccCTACTGTTCATCGGCCGGATGGTCAGGCCCAAAGGAGAAAAGATGAGAGATGAGTTGTAA
- the LOC116728008 gene encoding uncharacterized protein LOC116728008, whose amino-acid sequence MMRRSTRLQSLGYYNSDGLPIVSYRETSFKIFRKRRKPRFANPKAEIVPHRDMTLSLDTDSDSGTIVYSEFDLETNADTIPYTDFDIEIDNIAHTDLGTDSDAETVTYTVLDMDSDTETITNIDSDRDSDTEPIRHPDLNMNTEARMIAEEEFLFENRRRTVGSKLFPKKKYGNISLFFVTCLVVFVLAYPIYAMTFPLEESPASLFAEDMASNEYCKGKIMDPIELMKTLTSNDYCHPP is encoded by the exons ATGATGAGAAGAAGCACTCGACTGCAGTCACTGGGTTACTACAACTCAGACGGACTGCCGATCGTCTCCTACAGAGAGACTTCATTCAA AATCTTCAGAAAGCGAAGGAAACCTAGATTTGCCAACCCGAAAGCAGAAATCGTTCCTCACAGAGACATGACCTTGAGCTTAGACACGGACTCGGACTCAGGAACCATCGTTTACTCTGAGTTTGACTTGGAGACGAACGCAGACACCATCCCGTACACAGACTTTGACATAGAGATAGACAACATCGCACACACAGACTTAGGCACGGACTCAGACGCAGAAACCGTCACATACACGGTGTTAGACATGGACTCAGACACAGAAACCATCACAAACATAGACTCGGACAGAGATTCAGACACAGAACCCATCCGTCACCCAGACTTGAACATGAACACTGAAGCACGGATGATAGCAGAAGAAGAATTTCTCTTTGAAAACAGAAGGAGGACCGTCGGAAGTAAGCTGTTCCCCAAAAAGAAATACGGGAACATTAGCTTGTTCTTTGTCACATGCCTCGTGGTTTTTG TTCTGGCTTACCCGATTTATGCCATGACCTTCCCACTTGAAGAGTCTCCTGCATCCCTTTTTGCAGAGGACATG GCGTCCAATGAATACTGCAAAGGGAAGATAATGGATCCAATAGAGCTGATGAAGACTCTGACATCAAATGACTACTGTCACCCACCATAA